From Paenibacillus sp. V4I7, one genomic window encodes:
- a CDS encoding aromatic ring-hydroxylating dioxygenase subunit alpha, whose amino-acid sequence MAIQDIALMDEWHPVLLSSDLIDKPVPVIVLGEKVAVFRTSQGVHAFKDLCIHRGVPLSLGKVKGDELVCAYHGWSYNGCGTCTRIPSLPADRAIPSKAKAFVYACVEAHGFIWVSLGTPTSSLPKVNAFIPDGFKEVIMGPYTLQAAGPRIIENFLDVSHLMFVHEGLLGDSEYAEIGDYQVYEEEGVLTSEEIVVYQPDPDGMGRGIHSRYVYEVFGPLSVAFTKRDRDTDHIFRLFLMVLPETEQMSKAFMLKQRNYAYEEPDEVFVQFQDLLIEQDREMVENQKPELLPLDLQAELHLNTDRLSIAYRKRLRELGVTFGTA is encoded by the coding sequence ATGGCGATACAAGATATTGCTTTGATGGACGAGTGGCATCCGGTGTTGTTATCGTCAGATCTGATAGATAAACCGGTACCTGTGATCGTATTAGGTGAAAAAGTGGCTGTATTCCGCACCTCGCAAGGCGTCCACGCTTTCAAAGACTTATGCATTCATCGGGGTGTACCGTTATCGCTGGGCAAAGTGAAGGGGGATGAACTCGTCTGTGCTTACCACGGTTGGTCATACAACGGCTGCGGTACATGTACGCGAATTCCGTCTCTGCCCGCTGATCGAGCGATTCCCTCGAAGGCGAAAGCGTTCGTCTACGCATGTGTAGAGGCACACGGTTTCATCTGGGTGAGCTTAGGTACACCGACTAGTTCCCTGCCAAAAGTGAATGCGTTTATCCCTGACGGTTTCAAAGAAGTCATCATGGGACCTTACACCTTGCAGGCTGCAGGACCTCGCATCATAGAGAACTTCCTCGACGTATCCCACTTGATGTTTGTACATGAGGGTTTGCTAGGTGATAGTGAATATGCCGAAATTGGGGATTATCAGGTTTACGAGGAGGAAGGAGTCCTTACTTCAGAGGAAATCGTTGTCTATCAACCCGATCCGGATGGAATGGGGCGCGGCATACATAGCCGATACGTATACGAAGTGTTCGGTCCGCTCAGTGTCGCTTTTACCAAAAGAGATCGCGATACGGATCATATCTTCCGGTTGTTCTTGATGGTGCTGCCGGAAACGGAGCAGATGAGCAAAGCGTTCATGTTGAAGCAGAGGAACTATGCGTATGAGGAACCTGACGAGGTTTTCGTTCAGTTCCAGGATCTGCTCATTGAGCAGGATCGTGAGATGGTCGAAAACCAGAAGCCAGAGCTGCTACCGCTCGATCTTCAGGCGGAGCTGCATCTGAATACAGATCGCTTGAGTATCGCGTACCGCAAGCGGCTTCGGGAACTGGGCGTCACCTTCGGGACGGCTTAG